GACCATGACTGCCCCTTACCCCTCCCTCCAGAGCCTTGATTTTATCCCCTATGTGGACTCCGAAGGAGTCATCCCAGAAGACCTATTCCAGGGGAAAGTGGGGGTTTATGGCATTTTCGATGCGGATCAGTCCCTCTGTTATGTGGGCCTATCGCGGGATATTTATGCCAGCTTGCGGCAGCATTTAGTGCGCCGTCCCCACCAGTGCCATTGGCTGAAATTTCAAACCCTCGATCGCCCCAACCGCACTGTTTTAGAGGGCACCCGGCAGCAGTGGATCGATGAGAATGGGGCTGTTCCCCTGGGCAATGGAGCAGAGGAAGCCCACTGGACCCAGGCGATCGATGCCAAAGCCCAAATGACCCCAGAAGAACAAGCAGCGGTGGCAGCAGCCGATGATTTAGGCCGATCGAATCTGTTGCGGGATGTATCGCGGCGGGTAGAAGCAGAAATTTTTGCTATCTTGGCAGCACGGGGGGTAACCTTAAAATTTCGCTTTGACCCCAAACTGAAGGAACAAGGGCTACTGAATCTTAAAGCCTAAGCTCTCCCCCAAGCCTAAGCTCCCTGACAAGCTTAAACTCCCGGATTTTGCTTTAACCTATCGTTTTACTGGCGTGTTACTGCCGGTTACTGGCCTATGAATGCTCCTGAAACTTACCGCAATAATTGGCTCGATCGTCTGTTTATTTGGTTCTTTAGCCGCCAAATGGCAGCAGCCATGGGTATAGCCGCACCACAACGGGGTTATGACGGATTTGTGGAACTGTCTCAGGAAATGATGCAGGGCCGCAATGCCCAGGCCCAGCAGGACTTAGTGACGATCGTTCTGCGATCCCTCATCCCAGCCCCCGTATTACAGGGAGTGCGCCATTTCTTCTCCCCTAGTCAATGGGTTTGCGAACTCAATGCCTGGTTTGCCACCCTGTTATTTGAGTGGTTAGTGGGTCCCTGCGAGGTGCGACCCGTCGAAGTTACCGACTCAACGGGAGCCTTGCGCACCCAGCGCAGTGGAGTTCACATCCAGAAATGTCGCTACCTCGACCAAAGCCGTTGCGTTAGCCTCTGCATTAATCTGTGCAAGGTGCCCACCCAAAACTTTTTTACCCAGGACTTTGGTATCCCCGTCACCCTCACCCCCAACTTTGAAGACTTCAGTTGCGAGATGGTCTTTGGACAGGTTCCCCCACCCCTGGAAACCGAACCCTACTACAATCAACCCTGCTTAGCAAATCCCCCTGATGCAGCGAATAAAGCCGCAAAACCCTGCCCCGGTCTCCGCAATTAGTTGAGTCTGGTAACCAGCCCCTAAGACGGCTAATACCTCTCTTCCTTGATAATCGCAAAGTCAGGTTGATATCCCAATTTAATGCTAACGGCGGTCAGGCTAGCCCGATCGCATTGATTCCAGCCCCAACCACACCGCAACCAATCCGATGACACCACATAATCCACCTGGCCATCCTCATTGATATCCCGGAAGGTCAGCGTTGCCAGTTCTGCCCCCAAGACGGAACCCAGTACGGTTTTAGGATCCGAGCAGCGAACCGGGGTAAAAGTAACGTAGCGGGAGTTATCGGGGGATGTGGCGCGATCGAAGCAAATATCATGTTGGCGAAAAGGGTTGAAATGCTGTAGGGAATAGTGGGTTCCACTGACTAAAACCACTCCCCCAACCCCCAGGAAAATATAGCGCTTACGCAGCCACCGCCGCCAGTGACGCGCTGGAAATTGGGTCACAGCGTTCAGGGAAGCACTGAGAGGACCACTGAGAGAACCACTGAGAGGACCACTGAGAGGACCACTGAGAGAGCCACTGAGAGGACCACTGAGAGGACCACTGAGAGAGCCACTGAGAGGACTACTAAAAGGTTGCGTCGATAGGTTACCAGAAGGCGTTGAATCCGTCCAAGACTGAGATTTTCGAGGAAATGTGGCTGCTGGATCTGGGGATAATCCCTGGCGTTGGTGTGCTGTAGATCGGTATTCCTGATAGAGCGGACTCAAAATTTGTAACAGATCCTGCGCAACGACCTGGTAAGTATCGGGCTTACTCAAGGCTGTGATAATGGTTCGTAAAACTGTTTCTAGGGATCCCAGATGATCAACCTTGGCTTCCAGTTCCTGGAGTAGGTCTTCCCAGGGGATGCCGTTCAAAGCATCAGTGTTATTATCCCAAGTATTGCGGCAGACGCACAATAACAGCTTTTTGAGTCGGATTTGGTTGGGATGTTGAGCTAAAAGATTGACCGTGCGCTGATGGACATCATCCAGGGTCGTGGGGGACGCACGGGAAGACAACTGATAGAGCGGCTCCAATTTCTGGAGGATCACGTTCTGCACCTGGATATAGGCCACGGGCTTATTGATCTGAGCCACTAGGTTGGTGAGAAGCTGCTCCAAATGGGCTAAGGTGGGGCACTGACTGAGGATAGTCTGCACCAACTCCCCCACAGGCAGAGTTTCTAAAACCTCAGGATTATCTTCCCAGATGTCGTAGCAGGCATAAACCAACAGTTTTTTGATCCGTGCCTGCTGCTGATCATGCTCTAGTTCTTGTACTACTTGATCTAGGGTGATCATAGACATTGCACTAGGAGGGGTAAGGGGGGTCTATACAATAGATCACAAGCCAAAGCAATTGTCCCGGACTATTGACAATGGATTAAAATCGATTGGTTTTACAGCAGTCCTAAATGGGTCGTGGGGTGTGCGACCGGAAGGCACACACCACCCAAAGGGTTGCAGCGATCGAGATCCTTACAACTGATTTAGGGTTGCTGTAGCAGATGGCTTGGGATAGGTTCCCTGGGGTGTTGGATCTACTGAATCTGCTGAATCTGCTGAATTTGCTGAATCTTTATCATAACCGCAGAACCATAACCGCAAAGGTTCCCCTAGTATAGCGCCGGACTGCTACTGACTTGGTTTGCCGTTGATTTTAACGAGAAGGGTTCTAGGATGCAGCCAGAACCGGCAAGGGGGAGCGAGGGGAGCGATCGGCCACCACGGCCAGGGGTTGATTATTACGGCGGAATACCTTTACGACCTGGGGATCAAAGGTGACTGCCACCCGATCGCCCACCTCTAAGGTTTGGCTGAGGGCCACCCGCGCCACCAACTCCAACCCCGATTCGGTCACCAAACTATAACGTTGTTCCCGTCCCAAAAACTGGCGATCGCGCACCACCGCAATACCCTGGGGATCCAGTTCCAGCCGTAGGTCTTCCTGGCGCAGCATCAAATCCACCCCATCCTCCAAATCAACCCCTGGCTCCGCTAGATAGATGGTGCCAAATTCCGTTTTCCAAGACTGCAACAGCCGCTGGGCCGGGATAAAGTTGGCTTGGGTCACAAATTCCGCCACAAACCGCGTAGCCGGTTGATCATAGAGGTCTTGGGGGGTGGCAATCTGTTCCACCCGGCCCTGGCGCATGACGGCCACCCGATCGCACACCGACAACGCCTCTTCCTGGTCATGGGTCACTAGTACCGCCGAGGTGCCCGCTTTTTTGAGAATAGTGCGCAGTTCTTGGCGCAACCGCAACCGCACCTGCACATCTAAATTGCTCAGGGGTTCATCCAACAAAATCAGACTAGGGTTGGGGGCCAGGGCACGGGCCAGGGCCACCCGCTGTTGTTGCCCACCGGACAGTTCATGGGGATAGCGCTTGTGTAGCCCTTCCAAGCTGGCCAGGGTCATCACCTCCAGCACCCGCTGTTGCAGGCCCGATCGCCGCCAACCCTTTTGTTGCTTCAGGCCAAAGGCAATATTTTGGGCCACGGTTAAATGGGGAAACAGGGCATAATCCTGGAAGACCATGCCCACCCCGCGCCGCTCTGGGGGCAGGTTACAGTTGGGGCAGGCGATTTCCCGATCGGCCAAAAAAATACGCCCTGCCTGGGGTTGTTCAAACCCAGCAATGAGGCGCAGCAGGGTGGTTTTACCGCAACCAGAGGGACCCAGCAACCCCAGCAACTCCCCAGGGTATAAATTAATGTGGACGTTATCAACAGCGGGGAGAATGGCACCGGGGAAGTCTTTAACAACGCCATGGAGGGACAAAATGGCTTGGGGCATAGGGTTTAACAGGGAATGGGGGGCAAGGCTCAAGGTGGGCTGTAAGGTGGGCTGCAAGATGGGCTGCAAGATGGGCTGAAACGTGGGCTGCAAGATGGGCTGGAACGGCATCGGTAACCAGGGGGCT
This region of Prochlorothrix hollandica PCC 9006 = CALU 1027 genomic DNA includes:
- a CDS encoding GIY-YIG nuclease family protein; the encoded protein is MTAPYPSLQSLDFIPYVDSEGVIPEDLFQGKVGVYGIFDADQSLCYVGLSRDIYASLRQHLVRRPHQCHWLKFQTLDRPNRTVLEGTRQQWIDENGAVPLGNGAEEAHWTQAIDAKAQMTPEEQAAVAAADDLGRSNLLRDVSRRVEAEIFAILAARGVTLKFRFDPKLKEQGLLNLKA
- a CDS encoding DUF4033 domain-containing protein, coding for MNAPETYRNNWLDRLFIWFFSRQMAAAMGIAAPQRGYDGFVELSQEMMQGRNAQAQQDLVTIVLRSLIPAPVLQGVRHFFSPSQWVCELNAWFATLLFEWLVGPCEVRPVEVTDSTGALRTQRSGVHIQKCRYLDQSRCVSLCINLCKVPTQNFFTQDFGIPVTLTPNFEDFSCEMVFGQVPPPLETEPYYNQPCLANPPDAANKAAKPCPGLRN
- a CDS encoding ABC transporter ATP-binding protein translates to MPFQPILQPTFQPILQPILQPTLQPTLSLAPHSLLNPMPQAILSLHGVVKDFPGAILPAVDNVHINLYPGELLGLLGPSGCGKTTLLRLIAGFEQPQAGRIFLADREIACPNCNLPPERRGVGMVFQDYALFPHLTVAQNIAFGLKQQKGWRRSGLQQRVLEVMTLASLEGLHKRYPHELSGGQQQRVALARALAPNPSLILLDEPLSNLDVQVRLRLRQELRTILKKAGTSAVLVTHDQEEALSVCDRVAVMRQGRVEQIATPQDLYDQPATRFVAEFVTQANFIPAQRLLQSWKTEFGTIYLAEPGVDLEDGVDLMLRQEDLRLELDPQGIAVVRDRQFLGREQRYSLVTESGLELVARVALSQTLEVGDRVAVTFDPQVVKVFRRNNQPLAVVADRSPRSPLPVLAAS